A stretch of Linepithema humile isolate Giens D197 chromosome 3, Lhum_UNIL_v1.0, whole genome shotgun sequence DNA encodes these proteins:
- the LOC136996893 gene encoding uncharacterized protein isoform X2: MTVDECQSRWTRLRERYTREKIQRQEETTTGSGASKRKTFEFFNNMQFLDPFVKKRRTMTNVQHAKSSPLTKRCISLQKNFNFSNEKENLSLANVATLQQNFSKVNNAESLEQNRFTSLSGRNVNVSPTNTTTLLEQQQSFTEINQAKINQR, encoded by the exons ATGACag TGGACGAGTGTCAATCACGATGGACGCGATTAAGAGAGCGATacacaagagaaaaaatacaaagacaGGAAGAAACAACTACTGGAAGTGGAGCATCAAAAAGGAAAACTTTTGAGTTTTTTAACAACATGCAATTTTTGGATCCATTCGTTAAGAAAAGAAG aaCAATGACTAATGTGCAACATGCCAAAAGCTCTCCATTGACAAAACGATGTATTTCTCTTCAAAA aaACTTTAACTTTAgtaacgaaaaagaaaatctctCTTTGGCGAATGTGGCTACcttacaacaaaatttttcaaaagttaaCAATGCAGAATCATTGGAACAAAATCGATTTACAAGCTTAAGTGGCAGAAACGTTAATGTATCTCCTACAAATACAACTACTTTACTTGAACAACAACAGtcttttacagaaataaatcaagcaaaaataaatcaaagataa
- the LOC136996893 gene encoding uncharacterized protein isoform X1, which produces MTVDECQSRWTRLRERYTREKIQRQEETTTGSGASKRKTFEFFNNMQFLDPFVKKRRTMTNVQHAKSSPLTKRCISLQKDSTSLSHKSSDAVTSCQSDASSISVLSASDYARKKGLSRQIKSKGKSQPDVVNAISKVTSLLENKYSSISLLIFIVPSFF; this is translated from the exons ATGACag TGGACGAGTGTCAATCACGATGGACGCGATTAAGAGAGCGATacacaagagaaaaaatacaaagacaGGAAGAAACAACTACTGGAAGTGGAGCATCAAAAAGGAAAACTTTTGAGTTTTTTAACAACATGCAATTTTTGGATCCATTCGTTAAGAAAAGAAG aaCAATGACTAATGTGCAACATGCCAAAAGCTCTCCATTGACAAAACGATGTATTTCTCTTCAAAA AGACTCAACTTCACTTTCACACAAATCAAGCGACGCGGTAACATCATGCCAGTCTGATGCTTCTTCAATATCAGTATTAAGTGCCTCTGATTATGCGCGAAAGAAAGGTTTAAGTaggcaaataaaatcaaaaggaAAATCGCAGCCAGATGTCGTAAATGCAATTTCTAAAGTTACATCTTTACTAGAGAATAAATACTCTTCAATTtctcttcttatttttattgtcccttcttttttttga